One Cucurbita pepo subsp. pepo cultivar mu-cu-16 chromosome LG07, ASM280686v2, whole genome shotgun sequence genomic region harbors:
- the LOC111798529 gene encoding 40S ribosomal protein S11, with protein MAEQTEKAFLKQPKVFLSSKKSGKGKRPGKGGNRFWKSIGLGFKTPREAIEGTYIDKKCPFTGTVSIRGRILAGTCHSAKMVRTIIVRRNYLHYVKKYQRYEKRHSNIPAHIAPCFRVKEGDHVIIGQCRPLSKTVRFNVLKVIPAGSSTAGKKAFTGI; from the exons ATGGCGGAACAG ACGGAGAAGGCTTTTCTCAAGCAGCCTAAGGTGTTTCTTAG CTCGAAGAAATCGGGGAAAGGAAAGAGGCCAGGAAAAGGAGGAAACCGGTTTTGGAAGAGCATTGGCTTGGGGTTTAAAACTCCAAGAGAGGCTATTGAAG GAACATATATTGATAAGAAGTGTCCATTCACTGGCACTGTTTCTATTAGGGGGCGTATACTGGCAGGTACCTGCCACAGTGCCAAGATGGTGAGAACCATCATTGTTAGACGTAATTATCTTCACTATGTGAAGAAGTATCAAAG GTACGAAAAGAGACACTCTAACATTCCAGCACACATAGCTCCTTGCTTTAGGGTGAAAGAGGGAGACCACGTCATCATTGGCCAGTGCAG GCCTTTGTCGAAGACAGTGAGGTTTAATGTATTAAAAGTGATTCCTGCTGGATCATCCACAGCTGGTAAGAAGGCTTTCACCGGAATTTAA
- the LOC111798528 gene encoding hydroxyproline O-arabinosyltransferase 1-like, producing MGCGNLFFLVLVTFSVALITYNIIISANAPLKQELPGPSRFSSSITVDPVIKMPADRLKSSSSKRLFHTAVTSSDSVYNTWQCRIMYYWFKKFKDEPNSEMGGFTRILHSGKPDKYMDEIPTFVAQPLPAGMDQGYIVLNRPWAFVQWLQSADIKEDYILMSEPDHIIVKPIPNLSKDGLGAAFPFFYIEPKKYEKQLRKFFPEDMGPITNIDPIGNSPVIVGKDSLNKIAPTWMNVSLAMKKDPETDKAFGWVLEMYAYAVASALHGVDNILYKDFMIQPPWDTEVGKKFIIHYTYGCDYTMKGELTYGKIGEWRFDKRSYDSVVPPRNLPLPPPGVPESVVTLVKMVNEATANIPNWGS from the exons ATGGGTTGCGGGAATTTGttcttcttggttcttgtaaCCTTCTCCGTAGCCCTAATTACCTACAACATCATCATCTCTGCTAATGCCCCTCTTAAGCAAGAGCTTCCTGGTCCATCGAGATTTTCGTCTTCCATTACTGTCGACCCTGTGATTAAGATGCCGGCGGATAGATTGAAGTCGTCTTCCTCCAAGCGACTGTTCCATACGGCTGTCACTTCCTCGGATTCGGTTTACAACACTTGGCAGTGTCGGATCATGTACTATTGGTTCAAGAAGTTTAAGGATGAACCTAATTCTGAGATGGGTGGTTTCACCAGGATCTTGCACTCGGGGAAGCCCGACAAGTATATGGATGAAATTCCCACGTTTGTTGCTCAGCCTCTACCGGCGGGGATGGATCAG GGCTACATAGTCCTCAATAGACCGTGGGCGTTTGTGCAATGGCTTCAAAGTGCGGACATCAAGGAAGA TTACATACTCATGTCAGAGCCGGATCATATTATTGTCAAACCTATACCAAATTTATCTAAGGATGGGCTTGGGGCTgcatttcctttcttttacATTGAACCCAAGAAGTATGAGAAGCAACTACGGAAATTCTTCCCTGAGGACATGGGTCCAATTACGAACATCGATCCGATAGGGAATTCGCCTGTTATTGTTGGAAAG GATTCTCTCAACAAAATAGCTCCCACTTGGATGAATGTTTCCTTGGCTATGAAGAAGGATCCTGAAACTGACAAGGCTTTTGGATGGGTTCTTGAAAT GTATGCTTATGCAGTTGCTTCCGCTCTACATGGTGTTGATAACATTCTGTATAAGGACTTCATGATTCAG CCACCATGGGATACCGAAGTCGGCAAGAAGTTCATAATCCATTATACTTACGGATGTGACTACACTATGAAG GGAGAACTGACTTATGGGAAGATTGGAGAATGGAGATTTGACAAAAGGTCCTATGATAGCGTCGTTCCCCCAAGAAACCTTCCCTTGCCACCACCTGGCGTCCCCGAAAGCGTG GTGACACTGGTGAAAATGGTTAATGAAGCCACAGCAAACATTCCTAACTGGGGATCGTAA
- the LOC111798530 gene encoding uncharacterized protein LOC111798530 — MASSSSSSAIDETFRLEERGSNRIEEESDLEVGVSYSSCGGFFGFGSRLSRSSSVRCRYVSLQTQQNDEEVNQSWMMKKVKRFEEIVKAMARSKWRSFINGIVNKRRSVRFQYDPRSYALNFDHGIGEDGGGGGRHGYSPPSEPPMGLGIRMNRSEI, encoded by the coding sequence ATggcgtcttcttcttcttcttccgccATTGATGAAACCTTTCGGTTGGAGGAGAGAGGATCTAATCGGATCGAGGAGGAATCGGATCTGGAAGTCGGAGTTTCGTATTCGTCCTGTGGAGGTTTCTTCGGATTCGGATCGAGGTTGTCTCGGAGCAGTAGTGTTCGATGCCGATATGTATCGCTGCAAACGCAGCAGAACGACGAGGAAGTGAATCAGAgttggatgatgaagaagGTGAAGAGGTTCGAGGAGATTGTAAAAGCTATGGCTAGGTCGAAGTGGAGAAGCTTCATTAACGGAATAGTTAACAAGAGACGCAGTGTGAGGTTTCAGTATGATCCGAGGAGTTATGCGCTGAACTTTGACCACGGGATCGGAGAAGATGGCGGCGGAGGTGGCCGCCATGGTTACAGTCCGCCGTCTGAACCGCCGATGGGATTGGGGATTCGGATGAATAGAAGCGAGATATGA